A window from Geothermobacter ehrlichii encodes these proteins:
- a CDS encoding LexA family protein has protein sequence MIEAGIFPGDVLVVDRSLEARHGELTVKRLNFVRIRIK, from the coding sequence ATGATCGAGGCCGGCATCTTTCCCGGCGACGTGCTGGTGGTCGACCGCTCGCTGGAGGCCCGGCACGGCGAGTTGACGGTAAAAAGGCTGAATTTCGTTAGAATACGCATTAAATAA